The region TGTGCAGGTATACGCTATCGTGGCTCGGTTACTGGGCCTGGAGTATAGCCATAATATTGATGGCGATGGTACAGTTGCCAAGGAGGTTTTAAAGTAAGACGCTAAGTATAAAAAAGGAAGAGCCACTATACATTAGTGGCTCTTCCTTTTTTATACTTCTATACTTTCATGCCCTTTACCTACCAGGCAAGTATACCTGCAGGCCAATGGCCAGGTTAAGCCCGGACTCGCCGCTGCCAACCGAAATGTCAGCGCTGGTGCGGGTGTAGCCAAGGATGCCCTCCAAGGCCACGTTCTGGGCCACAAAATGGGCATAGCCTGCCCGTAGGCCAAGCACGCTGGAGAATACGGAGTCGCCTTCGCTATCTTCTTCGGAGCTTCCGGCTATGCCGACCACGGCTTCGCCAAACCAGCGGTGCGTGGGGGCGGCACCCTCTGGGAAGTAGTAACGCACAAAAGGCGTCAGGCCATAACGGAACGTCTCGCCGCCGTCGTAAATATCCAGCCCCAGTTGAATCTCGGTACCGATGGCTGCATTATCGCTGATGAAGTAGCCTGCACGGGGGTTAACGTTCAAGGTAAAGAAATCAGACTTGAAATTGAAACCGATGTTGCCGATCGTAGCGCCTATAAGCCAATTCCCGTCCCGTACAGCCTCAGAAGCTACGGGAGCGGTGGTTTGCGGTGCCCGCTCCCGAATTTCCTCCTCAATCTGTGCGGAGGCGGAAAGCCCGATCAACGTTAAAAATGCAGAGAGTAGTATTGTTTTTTTCATAGACTTGATGTTAGTAATGGGCACAGGTAGGTTTGCACCTGTATTAGATAAAGTTGGCAGTTATTTTAACGCGGACATGGGGTGTTAGTTGTACTATATGGTTAAGCGCTTGGATAGGCATGTGGACAGGCTGATTCCGGTGGCGCATGTTCTAGGCCTGCCATATCGATTTTGTACATTAAGTGAGCTCTCAGAACCATGCCTGTCGGCTCCTGAGGCAAGCCAGAAGAAGGCCTGCCCTGGCACAGCGTCGGCTACCAAGAGGGCGTATGGGCTGGCGCCTTCTTGCCTGGTGGCGAGACCCTGACAAGCAAAAGGCCCTGCATCAAGCAGGGCCTTTTGTAGAAAGTAAATAAGTATGTGAGGTGGTACGTGCAGTTAGGGCATTACATTGATGGTGACAGATTCCTCCGCCTCATTACCCTGCTCGTCGGTGGCCTCTACAGTAATCATATAGTCGCCCTCAGGGGCATCGGCAGGCAGTGTTATATCCAACTCCAGGTCTTTCTGGCGGTTGTCGTTCAGAAAGTCGGTGATGTCGTCATCCTCTATTTCGCTGGTATTGCCAGTTGGGTTCGTTACCCACACCCTAATATTCTCCAGTCCCTGGTCATCAGTGACGTTTGCTCTAAGGGCCACCACATTGCCCGGTGCAAACATGGTGTTCTCAGAAGGGGAGCTGATCGTGATTGTTGGAGCAGTTACATCCAGGTCCACGTCCTCATCGTCATCATCACAGGCAACAAATGCAAAACTCAGGACCATTAGGAATAGCCAATTTAACTTTTTCATAAGCTCGTCTTCTTTAGTTGGTAAATAAAAAGTGTGTTTAGATAGCGATATAGAAATATAATGTTCTACTGGCCTACAGCTACCTTCCTCTACATCTTTTTAAACGGGATTAACCTTGTTATGTTCTGCCTGGCTAAAGAGTGCAATTTAACCCCTATTGCTGACTATGTTTTGTGCAACTACCGATTCTTACTGGCCGTAAATCCGAGGCCAATGAAAAAGGAGCCCTGTAGCAGGGCTCCTCTATACTTATATACTTAGATGACTTTTCAATAGCTTAGTTGCTGGCTTTGTAGTCGGCTATGATGCCGTCGCAGAGCCAGTTGGC is a window of Pontibacter kalidii DNA encoding:
- a CDS encoding DUF4625 domain-containing protein; this encodes MKKLNWLFLMVLSFAFVACDDDDEDVDLDVTAPTITISSPSENTMFAPGNVVALRANVTDDQGLENIRVWVTNPTGNTSEIEDDDITDFLNDNRQKDLELDITLPADAPEGDYMITVEATDEQGNEAEESVTINVMP